From the genome of Thermodesulfobacteriota bacterium, one region includes:
- a CDS encoding glycosyltransferase family 2 protein has product MPPMPGRRYLVAAPMYNEERVAALVVEDLLAALPPLGIDYEILIIDDGSTDRTPEILASFGDRLRVQRPPRNQGVGAAFAAMLDYAGRHGFTHFVFQEGSYKVRAAEVAKIIRIAEAGEYDYLLGSRFLRPEDAKQTPWQRRALIRPFSTLFRLITGFDVTDITCGPRLVRMAAWNPDLNALSGYFGYQFEHIITIWLLHHEARYRPVQVEIQYPPARSYSYINLGNIWQIIEPWVHYSVWRLTRLPGLRPAWLLPRKDKQDL; this is encoded by the coding sequence ATGCCCCCCATGCCTGGCCGGCGCTACCTGGTGGCAGCGCCCATGTACAATGAAGAGAGGGTTGCTGCCCTGGTGGTGGAGGACCTCTTGGCCGCCCTGCCGCCCCTGGGCATCGACTACGAGATCCTGATCATCGACGACGGCTCCACCGACCGCACGCCGGAGATCCTCGCCTCCTTCGGCGACCGGCTCCGGGTGCAACGGCCACCCCGCAACCAGGGGGTGGGCGCCGCCTTTGCCGCCATGCTCGATTACGCCGGCCGGCACGGCTTTACCCACTTCGTCTTCCAGGAGGGGAGCTACAAGGTCCGGGCCGCCGAGGTCGCCAAGATCATCAGAATCGCCGAGGCCGGGGAGTACGACTACCTCTTGGGCAGCCGCTTTCTGCGGCCCGAGGATGCGAAGCAGACGCCGTGGCAGCGCCGGGCGTTGATCCGGCCGTTCAGCACCCTGTTTCGCCTCATCACCGGCTTTGACGTCACGGACATCACCTGCGGCCCCCGCCTGGTGCGGATGGCGGCCTGGAATCCTGACCTCAACGCCTTGTCAGGGTACTTCGGCTACCAGTTCGAGCACATCATCACCATCTGGCTCCTCCACCACGAAGCCCGCTACCGGCCGGTGCAGGTGGAGATCCAGTATCCGCCGGCCCGTTCGTACTCCTACATCAACCTGGGCAACATCTGGCAGATCATCGAGCCCTGGGTGCACTACTCGGTCTGGCGCCTGACGCGGCTGCCGGGCTTACGGCCGGCCTGGCTGCTACCGCGCAAAGACAAACAGGATCTGTGA
- a CDS encoding methyltransferase, giving the protein MEQGCSSSERPFIAQAPSTPQRAAAPAAGPAAAQVEAAGRQRHLCATSSHFDNLSDQYDAYAEKRLAYLEAVDAAIIAQVVGKGPCRYLDVGCGTGRLLEKLRRAAPSCRGTGIDISPQMVAICQAKGLDVQVTDFFAFQPPVPFDVVFLEFNVFGYLLVQNGLAATVHHLRRLAGDRGTVVFDVLNPWCLTYGHLRQTVPTALARCRSLLANGGVCQFTYSVGGHPVTMGLARPGMIEAQFQAAGYRATRHLIKYADHPWLRPLPRLLSSQILFVFAR; this is encoded by the coding sequence ATGGAGCAGGGCTGTTCCAGCTCGGAGCGTCCGTTCATCGCACAGGCGCCGTCAACCCCCCAACGGGCGGCCGCCCCGGCCGCGGGGCCAGCGGCGGCCCAGGTCGAGGCGGCTGGCCGCCAGCGCCATCTGTGCGCCACCAGCAGCCATTTCGACAACCTGTCTGACCAGTATGACGCCTATGCCGAAAAGCGGCTCGCCTACCTGGAGGCGGTGGACGCCGCCATCATCGCCCAGGTGGTGGGCAAAGGGCCCTGCCGCTACCTGGACGTGGGCTGCGGCACCGGGCGGCTGCTGGAGAAGCTGCGCCGGGCGGCCCCCTCCTGCCGTGGCACCGGCATCGACATCTCCCCCCAGATGGTCGCCATCTGCCAGGCCAAAGGCCTCGACGTCCAGGTCACCGACTTCTTCGCCTTCCAGCCGCCGGTCCCTTTTGATGTCGTGTTCCTGGAGTTCAATGTCTTCGGCTATCTGCTGGTGCAAAACGGCCTTGCCGCCACAGTCCATCATCTGCGCCGCCTGGCCGGCGACCGGGGCACCGTGGTCTTCGATGTCTTGAACCCCTGGTGCCTGACCTACGGCCATTTGCGCCAGACCGTGCCCACGGCCCTGGCCCGCTGCCGGAGCCTCCTGGCCAACGGTGGCGTCTGCCAGTTCACCTACAGCGTCGGCGGCCATCCCGTCACCATGGGCCTGGCGCGACCGGGCATGATCGAGGCCCAGTTCCAGGCCGCCGGCTACCGGGCCACGCGGCACCTCATCAAGTACGCCGACCATCCCTGGCTCCGGCCTTTGCCCCGGCTCCTTTCCTCACAGATCCTGTTTGTCTTTGCGCGGTAG